From a region of the Kwoniella mangroviensis CBS 8507 chromosome 1 map unlocalized Ctg01, whole genome shotgun sequence genome:
- a CDS encoding mitochondrial 37S ribosomal mS33 domain-containing protein produces MAPNLHNLLSSLRSPIFQTLSNPTSSRMGTKYLRRRLRGPSIASYYPQLTNPFPSISALNRTHPSNPFAGWQGNPLPSSLTTTNSGKVIMENPVWKNEGNMLRNSELVDEGFEEVTRKRGLGWLADGNEVKRAERVRMRKAAGKGPPKKGQGRRSQMKKK; encoded by the exons ATGGCGCCAAATCTTCACAATCTTCTGTCCTCTTTGCGCTCGCCAATCTTCCAAACCCTTTCCAACCCTACCTCGTCGCGGATGGGAACGAAATACCTTCGACGTCGTCTACGAGGTCCATCAATCGCATCATACTATCCCCAGCTAAccaacccattcccatcgaTATCGGCGCTCAACAGGACGCACCCTTCCAACCCATTCGCGGGATGGCAGGGGAATCCTCTACCTTCTAGTTTGACGACGACGAATTCGGGTAAGGTGATCATGGAGAACCCGGTGTGGAAGAATGAAGGGAACATGCTGCGTAATTCggaattggtagatgaaggtTTTGAGGAGgtgacgaggaagagaggattggGCTGGTTGGCTGATGGTaatgaggtgaagagggcTGAaagagtgaggatgaggaaagcAGCAGGTAAAGGTCCTCCCAAGAAGG gtcaaggaagaagatctcagatgaagaagaaatag